A single Haloplasma contractile SSD-17B DNA region contains:
- a CDS encoding NADH-dependent [FeFe] hydrogenase, group A6, whose translation MRKRVKIEINGNDYEVPEGVSILEAARMVHIDIPSLCYLKEINEIGVCRVCLVEIEGIGALQASCVYPVREGLIIKTNTERVRRSRKTAVTLFLSNHHRECLTCKRNLNCELQNIADQLGVRDIPYTGEMYDYGFHNDNPAIERDYNKCINCRRCQAICNKIQECHVYSPLNRGLDTIIAPAFKKDLIEVSCIMCGQCVIACPTASLTEKEAISDVWDVLSDPTKHVVAQTAPSIQVTLGEEFGMEIGSLVRGKLVTSLKRLGFDRVFATDVTADLTIMEEASELLDRINNTEKLPLLSSCCPGWVKFAEHFYPEFLPNLSSCKSPHEMCGALTKTWYAQKYEINPENIINVAIMPCTAKEYEAARPEMVSDGYRNVDFVLTTRELARMIRQAGIDFANLPDTKYDEPFDQFSGAGTIFGATGGLFEAALRTAHYFKTGEEMDIPDYSDTRSQSGLKYGEVQLDGKTLSIAIAHGTGNAKKALDSHKSGEKKIDYMEVMACPGGCVGGGGQPILGSKNHKKISLDYRHNRADSLFNVDKDMEIRQSHKNPGVKKIYDEFLGKPLSETSKKYLHTSYVERGKYPYLRTEE comes from the coding sequence ATTAGAAAACGAGTTAAGATAGAGATAAATGGTAATGATTATGAGGTACCAGAAGGGGTTAGCATCTTAGAGGCTGCACGTATGGTACATATCGACATTCCAAGTCTATGTTATTTAAAGGAAATCAATGAAATTGGTGTATGTCGAGTCTGTTTGGTAGAAATAGAAGGCATCGGAGCGTTACAAGCATCCTGTGTTTATCCAGTACGTGAAGGACTGATAATCAAAACGAACACAGAACGAGTAAGACGGTCAAGAAAGACCGCAGTAACGCTATTTCTCTCAAACCATCACAGGGAATGTTTGACTTGTAAAAGAAACTTAAATTGTGAACTGCAAAATATTGCTGATCAACTAGGTGTGAGAGATATCCCATACACGGGTGAGATGTATGATTATGGCTTTCACAATGATAATCCAGCAATAGAACGCGATTATAACAAGTGCATTAACTGTAGACGGTGCCAGGCAATCTGTAATAAAATTCAAGAATGCCATGTTTACTCTCCATTAAACAGAGGCTTAGATACAATAATTGCACCTGCATTTAAAAAGGATTTGATAGAAGTTAGCTGTATTATGTGTGGGCAGTGTGTTATAGCGTGCCCAACTGCCTCCCTAACAGAAAAAGAAGCCATATCAGATGTATGGGATGTACTATCTGATCCGACCAAGCATGTAGTAGCGCAGACTGCTCCTTCAATTCAAGTTACATTAGGTGAGGAGTTTGGAATGGAGATTGGTTCATTAGTAAGAGGAAAACTAGTGACATCCCTGAAGAGACTAGGATTTGATCGAGTATTTGCTACAGATGTAACCGCAGATCTTACGATTATGGAAGAAGCAAGTGAGTTATTAGATCGTATTAACAATACGGAAAAACTACCCTTGTTATCCTCGTGTTGTCCTGGATGGGTGAAATTTGCTGAGCATTTTTATCCGGAGTTTTTACCAAATTTATCATCATGTAAATCACCTCATGAAATGTGTGGCGCATTGACCAAAACATGGTATGCACAAAAATATGAAATAAATCCAGAAAACATAATAAATGTTGCAATTATGCCTTGTACTGCTAAAGAATATGAAGCTGCTAGACCTGAAATGGTATCTGATGGATACAGAAATGTGGACTTTGTGTTAACAACAAGAGAATTAGCACGAATGATTCGTCAAGCTGGAATCGACTTTGCAAATCTACCAGATACTAAGTATGATGAACCGTTTGATCAATTCAGTGGAGCAGGAACAATTTTTGGCGCAACTGGAGGACTTTTTGAAGCGGCCCTTAGAACAGCACATTATTTTAAGACGGGTGAAGAAATGGATATACCAGATTATTCTGATACTAGATCGCAAAGTGGGCTGAAGTATGGTGAAGTTCAACTAGATGGAAAAACGTTATCTATTGCAATTGCACATGGAACGGGAAATGCTAAAAAAGCTTTGGATAGCCACAAAAGTGGTGAAAAGAAAATTGATTACATGGAAGTGATGGCATGCCCAGGAGGTTGTGTTGGTGGTGGAGGTCAACCAATACTAGGCAGTAAAAATCATAAAAAAATATCTTTAGACTACCGTCATAATCGCGCTGATTCCTTATTTAATGTTGATAAAGATATGGAAATACGTCAATCACATAAGAATCCAGGAGTCAAAAAAATATATGATGAGTTCTTAGGAAAACCGTTATCCGAAACTTCTAAAAAGTATTTACATACTAGTTATGTAGAACGCGGCAAATATCCCTACTTAAGAACAGAAGAATAA
- a CDS encoding NADH-ubiquinone oxidoreductase-F iron-sulfur binding region domain-containing protein, protein MRLNSNDVEGEINKYHILVCSGTGCTASKGQKILKQLDKEIEKRNIKEKVKVFKTGCFGFCKLGPIIVIHPDRTFYCKVDVEDVDDIIDEHIGKGKIVEKLLYKGKDEGNNKRIDDLEFFNDQQRIALRNCGVINPEDIFEYIAINGYMSLSKILTEKKSPDDIINEISESGLRGRGGGGFPTGKKWQFAKSYENEDKFIICNADEGDPGAFMDRSILEGDPHSIIEAMIIAGYTIGAKQGYVYVRAEYPIAVERLEIAIDQAKKAGFLGKSILNSGVDFELGIRLGAGAFVCGEETALLQSVMGMRGEPRPRPPFPAEAGLWEKPTLNNNVETYANIPIILEKGSNWYNQIGSEDSKGTKVFALAGQIKNTGLIEVPMGTTLRTIIYDIGGGIHDQKEFKAVQTGGPSGGCIPASLIDTPIDFKSLSDIGSMMGSGGLIVMDETDCMVDISRFYLEFAQDESCGKCVPCRVGTKRLLEFLNKITEGKASEEDLKIMEELCYDIKDSSMCGLGQTAPNPILSTLKYFKEEYLSHINDKKCPAGVCNALLQVVISEEKCIACGICARICPVSAISGERKKPPYVIDQEICIKCGACIPKCPVDAIYKR, encoded by the coding sequence ATGCGTTTAAACTCTAACGATGTAGAAGGTGAAATAAATAAATACCATATTCTTGTTTGCTCGGGAACTGGATGTACTGCATCGAAAGGTCAAAAAATTCTTAAGCAGTTAGATAAAGAAATTGAAAAGCGAAATATTAAAGAAAAAGTTAAAGTATTTAAAACAGGTTGTTTTGGTTTTTGTAAACTTGGACCTATTATTGTTATACATCCAGACCGAACGTTCTATTGTAAGGTAGATGTTGAAGATGTAGATGACATAATTGATGAACATATAGGCAAAGGAAAAATAGTTGAAAAACTACTTTATAAGGGGAAAGATGAGGGAAACAATAAAAGGATTGATGATTTAGAATTCTTTAATGACCAACAAAGAATAGCGCTAAGAAATTGTGGCGTAATCAATCCAGAAGACATATTTGAATATATAGCTATAAACGGATATATGTCATTATCAAAAATCTTAACTGAAAAAAAATCGCCTGATGATATTATCAATGAGATCAGTGAATCAGGATTAAGGGGGAGAGGTGGCGGAGGATTTCCAACGGGTAAGAAGTGGCAGTTTGCTAAATCATACGAAAATGAAGATAAGTTTATTATTTGTAATGCTGATGAAGGAGATCCAGGAGCCTTTATGGACCGTTCAATTCTAGAGGGAGATCCTCATAGTATCATAGAGGCCATGATTATTGCAGGTTATACAATTGGTGCGAAACAGGGTTATGTATATGTAAGAGCAGAATACCCAATAGCAGTTGAACGTCTAGAAATTGCGATTGATCAAGCGAAAAAAGCCGGTTTCCTTGGTAAAAGTATATTAAATAGTGGAGTTGATTTTGAACTCGGAATCCGACTTGGAGCGGGAGCGTTTGTGTGTGGAGAGGAAACTGCATTATTACAATCTGTTATGGGTATGCGTGGTGAACCTAGACCGCGACCTCCATTTCCAGCAGAAGCAGGACTATGGGAAAAGCCGACGTTAAATAATAATGTAGAAACATATGCCAATATTCCGATTATATTAGAAAAGGGTTCAAATTGGTATAATCAAATTGGATCAGAAGATAGTAAAGGAACAAAGGTCTTTGCACTTGCTGGTCAAATTAAGAATACAGGTTTAATAGAGGTACCAATGGGAACAACGTTACGAACGATCATCTATGATATTGGTGGTGGAATCCATGATCAGAAGGAATTTAAGGCGGTTCAAACTGGTGGACCATCTGGTGGCTGTATACCAGCGTCTCTAATTGATACGCCAATCGATTTTAAATCATTATCAGATATTGGTTCAATGATGGGATCCGGTGGTTTAATTGTTATGGACGAAACAGACTGCATGGTAGACATTTCACGGTTCTACCTTGAGTTTGCGCAAGATGAATCTTGTGGAAAGTGTGTACCATGTCGTGTCGGTACAAAACGTTTATTAGAATTTTTAAATAAAATAACAGAAGGTAAGGCGTCAGAAGAAGACTTAAAAATCATGGAAGAACTTTGCTATGATATAAAAGACTCCTCAATGTGTGGGCTTGGTCAAACCGCTCCAAATCCAATCTTAAGCACATTAAAATATTTTAAGGAAGAATACCTATCCCATATAAATGATAAAAAGTGTCCTGCCGGTGTATGTAATGCCCTCTTACAAGTCGTTATATCAGAAGAAAAATGTATTGCTTGTGGAATCTGTGCTAGAATATGTCCGGTGAGTGCAATATCAGGTGAGAGAAAAAAACCACCATATGTAATTGATCAGGAAATTTGTATAAAATGTGGCGCTTGTATTCCAAAGTGTCCTGTTGATGCGATATATAAGCGATAG
- a CDS encoding FecCD family ABC transporter permease translates to MNKYIKVRNKSGSISFLFEKRVLFVTSVLILSTLLLVIMGLSIGSTMINPVTVLEHIIGQREDYTFIIETLRFPRIVLALLVGGALGVSGLIMQGIIRNPLGSPDIIGVTGGASLSAVIFITFYAGTYSIEWLPFIAITGAFVTALLIYVLSYNKGITVMRLVLIGIGISAALSALITMMLVIGNEYSTAQAYLWLTGSVYGATWDDVFAMLPWVLIFIPLTLFFSKTADAFELGDSIAIGLGVKLQLKRLILLIISVTLAGSAVAYAGGIGFVGLIAPHISRKLIGRSFGGLVFVSAIVGGLIVFLADVIARTAFLPLDLPAGIFVSGIGAPFFIYLLYKDHH, encoded by the coding sequence ATGAATAAATACATTAAAGTACGAAACAAATCTGGTTCTATTAGTTTTTTATTTGAAAAAAGAGTGTTATTTGTCACTTCAGTATTAATTCTCTCTACGTTACTCCTTGTAATAATGGGATTATCAATCGGAAGTACAATGATCAATCCAGTTACTGTGCTCGAACACATAATTGGTCAAAGAGAAGACTATACGTTTATTATTGAAACACTACGCTTCCCTAGAATTGTACTGGCACTTCTTGTTGGAGGAGCACTAGGAGTATCGGGTTTAATCATGCAAGGCATTATAAGAAATCCATTAGGGTCGCCAGATATTATTGGCGTTACAGGTGGTGCTTCGTTAAGTGCAGTAATTTTTATAACATTTTATGCTGGCACATACAGCATTGAATGGCTTCCTTTTATAGCAATAACGGGAGCATTTGTAACAGCGTTACTGATATATGTATTATCATATAATAAAGGAATTACAGTAATGCGATTAGTACTGATTGGGATTGGAATATCTGCAGCATTAAGTGCACTGATTACCATGATGCTTGTAATCGGAAATGAGTATTCCACAGCACAAGCTTATTTGTGGTTAACAGGTAGTGTTTACGGTGCAACGTGGGATGATGTGTTTGCGATGTTACCATGGGTTTTAATTTTTATTCCCTTAACGTTATTCTTTTCAAAAACAGCTGATGCATTTGAATTAGGAGACTCTATTGCAATTGGATTAGGGGTAAAACTACAGTTAAAGCGATTAATACTACTAATTATAAGTGTCACATTGGCAGGGTCTGCAGTTGCATATGCAGGAGGAATTGGGTTTGTCGGTTTAATCGCACCGCATATATCTAGAAAACTAATTGGTCGTTCATTTGGCGGCTTAGTGTTTGTATCAGCCATAGTAGGTGGGTTAATCGTTTTTCTAGCCGATGTAATTGCTAGAACTGCATTCTTACCACTAGATTTACCTGCTGGTATTTTTGTTTCTGGGATTGGTGCGCCTTTCTTTATTTACTTACTTTATAAGGATCATCATTAA
- a CDS encoding ABC transporter ATP-binding protein, protein MKTIETSLLTLSYGKDPVIENLSLKIPEGEITIFVGSNGCGKSTLLRSMARLLKPQSGSVILNGEEISKLHTKEVAKKLAILPQGPVAPEGLTVMQLVKQGRYPHQSWLKQWSEEDEMMVQKALEDTKMTEYADRPIEALSGGQRQRAWIAMTLAQGTDILLLDEPTTYLDMAHQIEVLDLLFELNRENKCTVIMVLHDLNLACRYAHHMVAIKDKNIFAEGKPEDIVTPEMIKQVFNMDCSIGVDTIFGTPLCIPHGKGRMIKSTT, encoded by the coding sequence ATGAAGACGATTGAGACGAGTTTATTAACATTATCATACGGGAAAGATCCAGTAATTGAAAACCTCAGTTTAAAAATTCCAGAAGGTGAAATTACCATATTTGTTGGTAGTAATGGATGTGGAAAATCTACATTACTTCGTTCAATGGCACGCTTACTAAAACCGCAAAGTGGTTCAGTGATTCTAAACGGAGAAGAGATTTCTAAATTGCACACGAAAGAAGTTGCCAAAAAACTTGCGATTCTACCACAAGGACCGGTAGCACCAGAGGGACTAACTGTCATGCAATTAGTGAAACAAGGAAGATATCCCCATCAAAGTTGGTTGAAGCAGTGGTCTGAAGAAGATGAAATGATGGTACAAAAAGCGTTAGAAGATACTAAAATGACAGAGTACGCTGATCGGCCTATCGAAGCTTTATCAGGAGGTCAGCGTCAAAGAGCATGGATTGCCATGACTTTAGCACAAGGAACAGATATTCTTCTATTAGATGAACCAACAACCTATTTAGATATGGCACATCAAATTGAAGTACTCGACTTATTATTCGAATTAAATCGCGAAAATAAATGTACGGTTATTATGGTACTGCATGATTTAAATCTTGCTTGCCGTTATGCCCATCATATGGTTGCAATTAAGGATAAAAACATCTTTGCTGAGGGAAAGCCTGAGGATATAGTAACACCTGAAATGATTAAACAAGTATTTAATATGGATTGTAGCATTGGTGTTGATACTATCTTTGGTACACCTCTTTGTATCCCACATGGAAAAGGTAGAATGATAAAGAGTACAACTTAA
- a CDS encoding putative bifunctional diguanylate cyclase/phosphodiesterase, which yields MFTNRVKIRILIANLLILIGIIFVQGVTEKNRLFSLYYSGLLIALLVNIYLITISLKSKKLSLGFLFIILTNMFSFVDFYLFDYMFLKQSIYLNIYRATLFLGLCFIIIGAITVLYNYITLNKQLEKIAYYDALTNLPNRNYLLSNYKDINTQMALLYIDVDDFKFINDYCGHIGGDEVLKLIANRLQQVVDKDDIVCRISGDEFVIISENRSCINTKSIIPFLNKIQDIAGQPATINEKNMKISISVGVAVYPENGDCLDEILKKADIALYFAKRQGKNRYVIFNDDLWENFNNHYKKVYEIKSAIENKEFIIHYQPKACIETNKITGLEALVRWNHPTKGIIYPDAFISCAEETGLISQIDITVLEIAAQQLSEWNKQGKKKYNISINISPQFFLSTHFIPTVDRVLKKYVVNPSNLQLEITENIALNDINLSKEVIKELRVRNIKISIDDFGKGYSSMTYIKEFYFNDLKIDKSFIDNIINNKVDQTMIEMIINLSKIRGFEVVAEGVETDEQLAFLRKLGCHKYQGYLLSKPKPIHELCI from the coding sequence ATGTTTACAAATAGAGTTAAAATCAGAATACTTATTGCAAATTTACTCATCTTAATAGGTATTATTTTTGTTCAAGGGGTTACAGAAAAAAATCGTCTATTTAGTTTATATTACAGTGGGTTATTAATTGCCTTATTAGTCAACATTTATTTAATCACTATTAGCTTAAAATCGAAAAAATTATCTCTGGGTTTTCTATTTATTATCTTAACCAATATGTTTAGTTTTGTAGACTTTTATCTATTTGATTACATGTTTTTAAAGCAGTCTATTTACTTAAATATCTACAGGGCTACTCTTTTTTTAGGGCTATGTTTTATTATTATAGGTGCAATAACTGTCTTATATAATTATATCACTTTAAATAAGCAGTTAGAAAAAATAGCCTACTATGATGCCTTAACAAATTTGCCAAATCGAAATTATTTATTATCAAATTACAAGGATATAAATACCCAAATGGCGCTTCTTTATATCGATGTTGATGATTTTAAATTTATAAATGATTATTGTGGTCATATAGGTGGAGATGAGGTGCTTAAACTCATAGCGAATCGATTACAACAAGTAGTTGATAAAGATGATATCGTATGTCGTATATCTGGGGATGAGTTTGTCATTATCAGTGAAAATCGATCGTGTATAAATACAAAATCGATTATACCTTTTTTGAATAAGATCCAAGATATTGCTGGACAACCTGCAACTATTAATGAAAAGAATATGAAGATATCAATCAGTGTGGGTGTTGCAGTCTATCCTGAAAACGGAGATTGTCTAGATGAAATTTTAAAAAAGGCTGATATTGCTTTATATTTTGCTAAAAGACAAGGAAAGAATCGATATGTCATTTTTAATGATGACTTATGGGAAAACTTTAATAATCATTATAAAAAAGTGTATGAAATTAAGAGTGCAATAGAAAATAAGGAATTTATTATTCATTATCAACCAAAAGCATGTATAGAAACGAATAAAATTACAGGCTTAGAGGCTCTAGTTCGATGGAATCATCCTACTAAAGGGATAATTTATCCAGATGCATTCATTTCCTGTGCTGAAGAAACTGGTTTAATCTCACAAATTGACATAACTGTTTTAGAGATAGCTGCACAGCAACTTAGTGAGTGGAACAAACAAGGAAAGAAAAAATATAACATATCAATTAATATCTCACCACAATTCTTCTTATCAACACATTTTATCCCAACAGTCGATCGCGTTCTTAAAAAATATGTAGTAAATCCAAGTAATCTACAACTAGAGATTACTGAAAATATTGCACTAAATGATATTAACTTATCAAAGGAAGTAATTAAGGAATTACGAGTAAGAAATATAAAAATATCGATTGATGATTTTGGTAAAGGGTATTCTTCAATGACGTATATTAAAGAATTTTACTTTAATGATCTCAAAATTGATAAATCATTTATTGATAACATCATTAATAATAAAGTAGACCAAACAATGATTGAAATGATTATTAACTTATCTAAGATACGTGGGTTCGAAGTGGTTGCTGAAGGTGTAGAAACTGATGAACAATTAGCTTTCCTGAGAAAACTTGGGTGTCATAAATATCAGGGATATTTATTAAGTAAACCAAAACCAATACATGAACTATGCATTTAA
- a CDS encoding NADH-quinone oxidoreductase subunit NuoE family protein, whose product METYIKESEQENFKKLDVIIEEQGNEQGTLIRILKKAQDIFGYLPEHVQSHISLKLDIPISTVNGVVSFYSLFSQEKQGKYTIGVCLGTACYVKGAQDVLDAIKEELSLDVGETTLDQQFTLKATRCIGACGLAPVVMINEDVHGRLSPSDIPSLIHQYAKKTEEVIEEK is encoded by the coding sequence GTGGAGACATACATAAAAGAATCCGAGCAAGAAAACTTTAAAAAACTAGATGTAATAATTGAAGAACAAGGCAATGAACAAGGAACGTTAATTCGAATACTTAAGAAAGCACAAGATATATTTGGTTATTTACCTGAACATGTCCAGTCTCATATATCATTAAAACTAGATATACCGATTTCTACTGTGAATGGTGTAGTCAGCTTCTATTCACTATTTTCACAGGAAAAACAAGGTAAGTATACAATTGGTGTATGTCTTGGTACAGCCTGTTATGTAAAAGGGGCACAGGATGTACTTGATGCAATTAAAGAAGAATTAAGTCTTGACGTTGGAGAAACAACTCTGGATCAGCAGTTTACTCTTAAGGCTACAAGGTGTATAGGTGCTTGTGGACTTGCACCAGTTGTCATGATTAATGAGGACGTTCACGGTAGACTGTCACCATCTGATATTCCATCCTTAATCCATCAATATGCTAAAAAAACTGAAGAAGTAATCGAAGAAAAATAA
- a CDS encoding ABC transporter substrate-binding protein, with protein sequence MTRKLSLSLFVFLFMFTLVACGSQEEDKSEGRVVTHAMGETAIEGTPTRVVTLYQGATDVAIALGVTPVGAVESWVQKPVYEYLRDDLQGVKNVGLETQPNLEEIAKLNPDLIIASELRHSEIYDQLSEIAPTVTHETVYKFKDTVELMGEAMNRQDEADQLLTDWDNRVADFKEKMQVKLGDSWPIEASVLNFRADHARIYVTGFAGDVLQELGFIRSEYQQQEADKGTVVVSLTDKEGIPSMNADVFFIFMSDDDQVKQTYNEWTNHALWNNLDAVKADQVYIIDEVAWNMAGGYLSADIMLDQLYEHFKLEE encoded by the coding sequence ATGACTAGAAAATTATCGTTATCATTATTTGTGTTTTTATTTATGTTTACTTTAGTGGCTTGTGGTAGCCAAGAGGAAGATAAATCTGAGGGACGTGTTGTTACGCATGCAATGGGTGAAACAGCTATAGAAGGAACACCAACTCGAGTTGTTACTTTATATCAAGGTGCTACGGATGTAGCGATCGCTTTAGGAGTGACACCTGTAGGTGCCGTTGAATCATGGGTGCAAAAGCCAGTGTATGAGTATTTACGAGATGACTTACAAGGGGTTAAAAATGTTGGATTAGAAACGCAACCTAACTTAGAGGAAATCGCTAAACTAAATCCAGACTTAATTATTGCATCTGAATTACGCCACTCAGAAATCTATGATCAATTATCAGAAATCGCTCCGACTGTAACGCACGAAACAGTATATAAATTTAAGGATACAGTTGAACTTATGGGAGAAGCGATGAATAGACAAGATGAAGCAGATCAACTACTTACAGATTGGGATAATAGAGTTGCTGACTTTAAAGAAAAAATGCAGGTCAAATTAGGAGATTCATGGCCAATTGAAGCATCTGTACTGAACTTTAGAGCCGATCATGCACGTATCTATGTAACAGGTTTTGCAGGAGATGTTTTACAGGAACTTGGTTTTATTCGTTCAGAGTATCAACAACAAGAAGCCGATAAAGGAACAGTTGTTGTTTCATTAACTGATAAAGAAGGTATTCCTAGTATGAATGCTGATGTATTCTTTATATTTATGTCAGACGATGATCAAGTAAAACAGACTTATAATGAATGGACTAATCATGCATTATGGAATAACTTAGATGCAGTTAAGGCAGATCAAGTTTATATAATCGATGAAGTGGCTTGGAACATGGCAGGTGGATATCTATCAGCTGATATCATGTTAGACCAACTTTACGAACACTTTAAATTAGAAGAATAA
- a CDS encoding FecCD family ABC transporter permease, which yields MTHLLSTRQAKWFGLILGFALLIVSFVFSISFGQTPISFGTVIEAFLDFNPESTEHLIITTSRLTRAVIALVIGSSLAIAGALMQALTKNKLASPSIFGINAGAIFFIVFSMSFFSVSSMEHYMWIAFLGASTSTIMVYLLASLGRDALSPVRIVLSGAAITALFVSLTQGLLVINSQNLEGVLFWLAGSVAGRSMDMLQPIVPYIIGATIVAFFLARPINILASGEDVAKGLGQNTTLIKLLSALVIIVLAGGSVAVGGAIGFIGLIIPHIARGLVGNDHRWIIPYCALLGASLLLIADVSARFIIMPREVPIGVMTALIGTPFFIHIARKGLFRNE from the coding sequence ATGACACACTTATTATCAACCAGGCAAGCAAAATGGTTTGGCTTAATCCTAGGCTTTGCATTATTGATCGTTTCCTTTGTTTTTAGTATATCATTTGGACAAACGCCTATATCATTCGGTACAGTGATCGAGGCTTTTTTGGATTTTAATCCTGAGTCTACAGAACATCTGATTATTACAACATCTAGGCTTACACGAGCAGTAATTGCGCTTGTCATTGGATCTAGTCTAGCTATAGCGGGAGCACTGATGCAAGCTTTAACAAAAAATAAATTAGCGTCTCCAAGTATTTTCGGTATAAATGCAGGTGCTATATTTTTTATTGTTTTTTCTATGTCTTTTTTTTCCGTATCGTCTATGGAGCACTATATGTGGATTGCTTTTTTAGGAGCTAGTACATCGACTATTATGGTGTATCTACTTGCTTCACTTGGAAGGGACGCTTTATCTCCAGTGCGGATTGTATTGTCTGGAGCAGCAATCACTGCACTATTTGTATCACTGACACAAGGGTTACTTGTGATAAATAGTCAGAATTTAGAAGGTGTGTTATTTTGGTTAGCTGGGTCTGTAGCAGGACGTTCGATGGATATGTTACAGCCAATTGTTCCTTATATAATAGGAGCGACTATTGTAGCCTTTTTCTTAGCCCGCCCGATTAATATTTTAGCATCAGGTGAAGATGTTGCAAAAGGATTAGGACAAAATACAACCCTCATTAAACTATTGTCAGCATTAGTAATTATTGTACTTGCTGGTGGTTCAGTAGCTGTTGGTGGTGCTATTGGTTTTATTGGCTTAATTATTCCTCATATTGCGCGTGGCCTTGTGGGAAATGATCATAGATGGATCATACCGTATTGTGCTTTATTAGGAGCTAGTTTATTATTAATTGCTGATGTTAGTGCTAGATTTATTATTATGCCAAGAGAGGTACCGATTGGTGTAATGACCGCTCTAATTGGAACGCCATTCTTTATTCACATTGCAAGAAAGGGGTTGTTCCGAAATGAATAA
- a CDS encoding M20/M25/M40 family metallo-hydrolase, which produces MNNEFLNELLSTSSPSGNEEAIQLKWRDYVKAFADEVRTDMAGNVIGVLNPNAPFKVLIAGHCDEIGFMVKRIDENGFIYVEKVGGISPKIAIGMKVSILGYNGPITGVIGANAEHHGGVKEQLSFEDLYIDCGAKNKKEMEQFVQIGDLGVYKRDLEHLMNNRISGRGLDNRTGAFIVAEVLRELANQDLNVGVYAVSTVNEETNMGGAYFAGAGIEPTMAIACDVTFSTDYPSVSRAKHGEIDLDKGPVLAKGAPINKKINALLEKSAKTLNIELQYELTPRNTGTDADKMRLSGKGVPVALVSLPLRYMHSPVETVSLTDIEEEIKLLSTMIKHLTGDEDLNPLS; this is translated from the coding sequence ATGAACAATGAATTTTTAAATGAATTATTATCAACTTCATCTCCATCCGGAAACGAGGAAGCAATTCAACTTAAGTGGAGAGATTACGTAAAGGCCTTTGCTGATGAAGTTAGAACAGATATGGCAGGAAATGTGATTGGAGTTCTTAATCCAAATGCTCCTTTTAAAGTACTGATAGCAGGTCACTGTGACGAAATTGGGTTTATGGTGAAACGTATTGATGAAAATGGATTTATCTACGTTGAAAAAGTAGGAGGCATTAGTCCTAAGATTGCCATTGGGATGAAAGTCTCGATTTTAGGGTATAATGGCCCTATAACGGGTGTAATTGGGGCAAATGCCGAGCATCATGGTGGCGTTAAAGAACAGTTATCATTTGAGGATTTATACATCGATTGTGGGGCAAAAAATAAAAAAGAGATGGAGCAATTTGTTCAAATAGGCGATTTAGGTGTATACAAGAGAGACCTCGAGCATCTAATGAATAATCGAATCAGTGGTAGAGGTCTCGATAATAGAACAGGTGCTTTTATTGTAGCTGAAGTCCTAAGAGAACTTGCTAATCAAGATCTCAACGTTGGAGTTTATGCAGTAAGCACAGTAAACGAGGAAACAAATATGGGTGGTGCTTACTTTGCAGGAGCAGGAATCGAACCAACCATGGCAATAGCATGCGATGTTACGTTTTCAACAGACTATCCAAGTGTCAGTCGTGCTAAACATGGTGAAATTGATTTAGATAAAGGACCTGTACTAGCTAAAGGGGCTCCAATTAATAAAAAAATCAATGCTTTACTTGAAAAATCAGCTAAAACTTTAAATATAGAGCTTCAATATGAGTTAACACCGCGTAATACAGGGACAGATGCAGATAAGATGAGACTATCAGGAAAAGGTGTTCCTGTTGCATTAGTATCATTACCTCTACGATACATGCACTCTCCTGTTGAAACGGTAAGTCTAACCGATATTGAAGAGGAAATCAAACTTTTATCAACCATGATTAAGCATTTAACGGGTGATGAGGATTTAAATCCATTATCATAA